The Nicotiana tomentosiformis chromosome 2, ASM39032v3, whole genome shotgun sequence genome includes the window TTTggaaaaactaggctaacaaggaattggggtgaactcaagaaattgatagccctaattaaagggttaaacctagagatagtaatacccgacttgagctaatatcacatgacttgcatgaatacccatttggacttgagaaagccaacttgggcaaaatcactcaaactatcgagatgtatagagtgagtacttgggtgtgatagctatattacgatcCCATATTAATCAAGTttgccctagattcttactatccgttagatgtccacctaggcgaaattcactaccctagtccttttaaacacttgaaaaccaacactaaaaatattgtacttaactTTAATCTTAGTATAcaatagaaataaaaaaagaagtagaatcaacaccttcatgtttggaagtgcaattaggaacaaaacacgcctctagacttagatataaatCTAATTCCAAAtgaattaactccctgtggattcgatcctgaccttgttgggtaaaacttgCATTGACCATCCTCGCTATTCAATAGTATGTaggcttggacccgatcaatttttggcgccgttgccgggaagTTAGATggtcttagctatatatctaactatttgtgtgttttgtttttctttccttccgtttttctaatttttgtgtgtcaattgcTTTTGGGTACCAAATGGCTCTTAACGAGGTCCTCAGACATATTCCtcagggggaggaggtagatgaaaatgaagtggatgaggttcatcttgaacctcaagtacaaagaagaggCCGCCCGCCTCATGACAACcttccaaaccctcccccacctcctccaaggGCAACACACTGAGGTTGCCCAATGAAGGCTACGCTagtgcaattgtcccgccccGAATTCGGGCGGAcaattttcaaataaccaatgtcatACTTACTCTATTGGAACAAAAGGGTTTTttcaccggagctccacatcAGAACGCATATAAGTATCTCAAAGGTTTTGTAGACATATGTTGCTTGAGCAAGCAGATGAATGTATCTGAAAACACTTTGAGGTTAAGGCTATTCCCTTTCTCACTTACAGGGAAGGCTTTAGATTGGcttgagaggctacccaaccattcCATCTCCACTTGGGATGAGTTTGTCGAGAAGTTCATTGCGAAGTTCTTTTCTCTGGGAGATATGGAAACATTGAGAGATAAAATCCTTTCTTTTAAATAAGAGCCAATTGAACTattacatgagatttgggaacggtaccggacaatggtcaaagagtaccccaacaatgatatgactgaagcagtgatccagcaaaccttttataggggtatcaacacaactaaccagtgtgtggtgaatcagctcgCAGGGGataacttcatgaacacgccatATTTAGAAGTATGTGAAATAttagatgagatggcggacacctcttcagcttggcaaagtcagtccaatgttcctcagggtgaccctaatgttatccaccttcacaaggaactccatgatcacggacaagccataaCAGAGCTGAAAACTACCATGAATCAGTTAGCCAAGGCACAACTTCAGCAGGTTCCGGGGAaaaagcaagtaaatgccatggaaggagTGAATGTAATGGCTAACAAGATGAGACAAAGAGGTCAACAAGTTCAACACAATCAGgatcaatttgagcaaagtggtagtgggtaCAACCAAGATAACTCTTATGACGATCaaagtgaagaggttcaatatgtgaacaataaCCAAAGTCAACGGAGCAATGTTCCAAATCAACAACGGTGGAGATCACAGGGAaccaatcaaaattggggcaaccaaggccaaaGGAATTGGAATAATGGCAACAATAACAATccgaacaattgggggaacaacaatcaaaattgggggaatcaaagaaataaccaaggcaattggggtggcaacaataatagtaattggggaggcaatagaaaccaagggggttggaacaaccATAATCAAGGGAACCGGGGGTCGGGCCCTCAAAGTctcccgatgtatcaacaacccgcctccatatccgtcACAAGGGCAAAGTTCTTCCAACAGTGAGATGAGACAGATAgaaagtatgttcaagcaaataatGGAAAGAAACTTCGACTCTAacgcccaaatagcctcccacaatacttctatccgcaacttggaaatacaaatgggtcaaatttctcaagcattgaatactcaCCCTAAGGGGGAACTACCAAGTGATACAGTAGTAAACCCGAAGGATGGGAACAATACAGGCTATGTTATGGTggtgaccacaagaagcggtagaggtggagatgcaTGTACCTCCAATCCAAGAAAGATTGTGAATGATGATTTGGTTGtgcaagaagatgatgaaatccaaggcaatgatgagaatgtgaatgatgaagtAAGTATAGACATTGATGACACCGTGGAGGAGACAcaaaatgatgtgaacccgtGATAGACATAACGGAAATGGTAGTGTACAAATCCAAGGCacctttgccaaggcctcctccaccatatcctcaaagactcgcaaagcaaaacaacgagaaccaattcaagaaattcattgatatgatgaaaagtttgtccataaatgtacctttggttgaagctctagaacaaatgccgggatatgccaagttcatgaaggacttggtaacaaagaagaggtcaatgaacTGTGAGAAGATCATTTTGGTTGTGCAAAAAGATCATTTTGTGAATGATGATTTGGTTGtgcaagaagatgatgaaatccaagccaatgatgagaatgtgaatgatgaagtAAGGATAGACATTGATGACACCGTGGAGGAGACAcaaaatgatgtgaacccgtgatagacataccggaaATGGTAGTGCACAAATCCAAGGCacctttgccaaggcctcctccaccatatcctcaaagactcgcaaagcaaaacaacgagaaccaattcaagaaattcattgatatgatgaaaagtttgtccataaatgtacctttggttgaagctctagaacaaatgtcgggatatgccaagttcatgaaggacttggtaacaaagaagaggttATAATTCCATGCACTATCGGTAGTAAACTGTGAGAAGATCAAAATGatacatcaagtgagtgccattgtgcattccatggatccaaagctagaagatcccggtgcctttaTAATTCCATGCACTATCGGTAGTGCCAAGTTTGCCAAAGCCTTGTGCGATTtgggagcgagcattaatttgatgccatattctgtgttcaagatattggggattgggcaaccaaaacctacttccatgaggttgcaaatgacGAACCGGACAATGAAGTGGCCGCTGGGGATTATTCATGATGTTGTAGTTCGAGTCGACAAGTTCATTCTTCCCGTagattttgtgattctcgactgtgaagttgactatgaggtgccaataatattggggagacctttcctagaaACAAggaaggcattggttgatgtggaagctggggagctcaccttccgggtgggtgatgaaaaagttGTGTTCTATGTGTGCAAGTCAATGAGGCAACCTAATAGCAACGGAGTATGCTCTTTTGTGGATATTGTGAtagaggtgattgttgatgacacgagtgttatgatcaatgtggaagaccctcTGGAAGCTGTGTTGTTAAATCATGAGGATGATGAGAAGGCTGACTTGATAGAATAtgcaaatgctttgcaaggaatgggatccttcACATATGGACcccgtaaactttccttggaccttgagaaccggaagactccgccaacaaagccctcaatcgaggagccaccaacattggagttgaagcccttgccttcacacctcaggtatgattTCTTAGGCCCCTgttccacattacctgttattcttttttcgtgcttaactaacatgcaggtagattctacccttgcggtgcttcaaacAATAAAGAAGGCAATAgaatggacattggcggatattcggggtataagccccgccttctGTATGTACAAAATcatattggaggaagatgccaaaccctccttggaacatcaaaggaggttgaacgagaCCATGTAAGAGGTAGTCAAGAAAGAACTCATCAAGTGgctagatgcaggggttgtgtaccccatatctgatagttcatggactttgccggtacaatgtgtcccaaagaagggggcatgactatGATCACAAATGATAGAAATTAATTGATCC containing:
- the LOC138904989 gene encoding uncharacterized protein codes for the protein MIHQVSAIVHSMDPKLEDPGAFIIPCTIGSAKFAKALCDLGASINLMPYSVFKILGIGQPKPTSMRLQMTNRTMKWPLGIIHDVVVRVDKFILPVDFVILDCEVDYEVPIILGRPFLETRKALVDVEAGELTFRVGDEKVVFYVCKSMRQPNSNGVCSFVDIVIEVIVDDTSVMINVEDPLEAVLLNHEDDEKADLIEYANALQGMGSFTYGPRKLSLDLENRKTPPTKPSIEEPPTLELKPLPSHLRYDFLGPCSTLPVILFSCLTNMQVDSTLAVLQTIKKAIEWTLADIRGISPAFCMYKIILEEDAKPSLEHQRRLNETM